The Chryseolinea soli nucleotide sequence AGATCAACGAAGCCTACCACATCCTCTCCGACCCGCTGAAAAAGTCGCGCTACGATTCGCTGCTGAACTACGCCTTCGACGAACAGCAACGGGCGGATTACCGGCGCGAAGAAAACAAACGCAAATACTACCGGTGGCAACAAGCCCAGCGGAAGTACTATGTCATCGACCGGGAATATTTCAAGATCCAGGCCCTGGCCTTCCTGGTGTTCACCGTCATTGCCGGCTTTTGTTTTGCCCTGCTGCACACGGCAAACTACATGATGGAAGAACGTCGCCTGGAACACAACCTGGCTACCAGCCGGTCGCTCCGGCAAGTCGACACCTTGTTTGCCACCGGCCGGTTCGACGACGCCTTCTCGCTCATTCAAACCCTGGGCGAACAAGATCCCCTCGAATACCGCTTCCACTATGCCCAGGATAGCCTCCTCACCGCCCTGAAAGTCATGGCCGACGAGCGGTTTGCAAACCAGGAGTTCTCCGACGCCGTGGCCCAATACCTGGTGCTCAAAAAACACGAAGACCCCGTACGGACCGAAACCCTGCGCCAAATTTCCATCTGCGAGTTCTACCTGGGAAACTACAAGGAGTCGCTGCTGGCCATGAAGCACCTGCACAACCAGGATCCCCGTAACCTGCAGTTGGTCTACGAGATCGGGTCGCTCTACCTGGAAAAACTGGAAGATCCCCACGAAGCTTTACACTATTTCACCCTGGGCAAAAAATTGTTCGGCGAAAACCTCACGGAGGTCTATGGCCCTTCCTACCAGCTGGTGATGGACCCCACGGAAGTGCCCGACATTTACTTTCACATCTTCCTAAACCGGGGTCGCACCAACCTTGTTTTGGAGAACTATGAAGAAGCCCTGAAGGATTGCGACCTGGCCATCGCGCTGCGACCTGGTCAAGGCACGCCGTATGCCATAAGAGCCCTGGCGGCCGTACGGCTTAAATACTTCGACCGGGCCTGCACGGACCTGGCGCAAGCCCAATCGTTGGGCGTTACCGAAGCGGAGGTCCTGCGGCGTAAATACTGTCGGTAGTTACCCTCGCGGGTAAGTAAAGGCGTTGGTTTAGGTTGAAGAGAGCGGACTGCTAAACGACGAAATCGGGGCTTGGGACCTCGAAAAATGACAACAATCCGGTGCCGGTCGTGTTCTATAATAAATAACTGTTATTTGAGTTTCATCCTGTATTTTTGCCGAAATTACTACAATGACACCGCGCGCGGAGTTTGAAAAAATGACCCCTTCCGTTATGAAGAATACAGAACACCTGGTTTCTGTGAAAAGAAGCTATTTTAATATTTTGGCGCTGTTCCTGGGCGACGAAAAGATCGAGACCCGGTTCCTGCGATGCCTCCTGAAGTGGGGCTTCCAACTGCACCTGAACCCCGAAGACCTCAAACAGGCCGACGTGGACATCTCCAACCTCAAGTTCAACTCCATCGGCGACAAAGTGGAAAAACTGGAGGCCATCTATCACCTGGTCTATATGATCTACCTCGACGAAGTGGTGGAAGACGTGGAACTGGAAGTGGCCACCATCTATGCCGAAGAGCTGGGCTTCAAGGCCAACGTGGTGAGCGAGCTGTTCAAATCCATCGCCACCGAACCCTACGACGAGTCGGGGGAACGAAACGTGCGGCAGGAAGTCATGGATTTCCTGAAGGTATACGAGGGATAAACAAACTTACCTGGTTTTGGATGGATAGTATATGCCGTTCGGCCGGGACGGAGAATTCCTCTTTTTTATCAACCCTAAATGCTACCCGTCTTGAAAAGTATAGCCCTTTGCCTCCTGCTCCTGACCTCCCTGAACCTCCTGGCCCAGGAAACCGAAAAGGACCTGCACCAGTTTATCGACCGCTGGCACGAAGCCGCGAGCAAAGCCAACGCCGCCGTGTTCTTTGAGAGCATCGCCGACCACGGCGTATACATCGGCACCGACGCCAAGGAACGATGGACCAAAGAACAGTTCGAAGCCTTCGCCAAGCCCTACTTCGACAAAGGCAAAGCGTGGGACTTCAAACCCTATGACCGGGACCTCCATGTAACATCTGATGAAAAAACTGCATGGTTTTCTGAACTTTTAACAACTTGGATGGGTGTCTGTCGCGGGTCCGGGGTGCTGCGCAAGACCAAACAAGGCTGGAAAATAGAACAGTACCAGCTTTCGGTCACGGTGCCCAACGACATAATAAAGGATTTTATCACGCTGGTGGATGCGTACAATCAACACAATAAGCCCTAACCCCCCAGCCACCCGCCGCCGCGTCTGCATTTGAAGTATCCCTTCCTTTTATGCTACCGATGTAGGATTTCAGTTAAATTTCTCCAGCAGTCGACGTCAATCCTTACGACTTTTGAATCCACATCAGACCACAACTGCATATGGCTTACATGAGACACATCGATTACAGAGAGGTTGCCAACGCAAGACTTTCTGCCCGGTTGAGACAAGTACTCGTACTCGCGCTCGTAGTCGTTATCGGCTTCCTCGTCTCCGTATCGGTAGTGGTGTAAGTGGTTAACCACGACACGGTATCTTTAAAGATAATGGGTCCCAGGACTCACCCCGCTGTATCTCAACTCCGGCCAGCGGTAAACCTGCGGTAACGCAGCGGCCATCTGGTCGAAGTTGAATACACAAGATTTTGTTCATTTGTGAGAGTTAGTTAATTTAGTTTCTTAGTCCCACCCCCGGTGGGACTTTTTGTTTTACCCCTCCGCCTTTCTTCCTAGTTTTGAGGATGGACTTCAGCCAGAACACTTTCCTCAACCACCTTGCCCAAACCACGGAGGCTCCCTACCTGATCGCCATAGAAAAAGCCGAAGGCATCTACCTGTACTCCCCTGACGGCAAGCGGTACACCGACCTCATCTCCGGCATCGGCGTGAGCAACATCGGCCACCGGCACCCCGCCGTGGTGAAGGCCATTAAGGACCAGGTGGATAAGCACCTCCACGTCATGGTCTATGGCGAGTTCATTCAGTCCACCCCAAACCAGCTGGCGGCAAAGCTGGTCAGCCTGCTCCCAAAAAGTCTGAACTGCTGCTACTTTGTGAACTCCGGCACGGAAGCCAACGAAGGCGCGCTGAAACTGGCCAAGCG carries:
- a CDS encoding DnaJ domain-containing protein → MNNHYQILGLTQAADAAQIRAAYKRLAMTYHPDHNPGNRTAEERFKEINEAYHILSDPLKKSRYDSLLNYAFDEQQRADYRREENKRKYYRWQQAQRKYYVIDREYFKIQALAFLVFTVIAGFCFALLHTANYMMEERRLEHNLATSRSLRQVDTLFATGRFDDAFSLIQTLGEQDPLEYRFHYAQDSLLTALKVMADERFANQEFSDAVAQYLVLKKHEDPVRTETLRQISICEFYLGNYKESLLAMKHLHNQDPRNLQLVYEIGSLYLEKLEDPHEALHYFTLGKKLFGENLTEVYGPSYQLVMDPTEVPDIYFHIFLNRGRTNLVLENYEEALKDCDLAIALRPGQGTPYAIRALAAVRLKYFDRACTDLAQAQSLGVTEAEVLRRKYCR
- a CDS encoding nuclear transport factor 2 family protein produces the protein MKSIALCLLLLTSLNLLAQETEKDLHQFIDRWHEAASKANAAVFFESIADHGVYIGTDAKERWTKEQFEAFAKPYFDKGKAWDFKPYDRDLHVTSDEKTAWFSELLTTWMGVCRGSGVLRKTKQGWKIEQYQLSVTVPNDIIKDFITLVDAYNQHNKP